The window CTCGATGAGCTTATCAGTGCCCATTTCTACATTCGTTCTTAACTCTGCGCCATGCGAGTTAATATCCGTAAAATTAGCCGACATACCGATTGAATATTGGCTCTCGGTTGCAAAGTCATCTTCAAGATAAAATCGAAAGTTGAGGTAATTAGGGCCCCATGATTTTTCATTTACATCGACCTGTAGTTGATCTTCACCATCTACATTGTCAAATTCATAGGTGACCAGTTCAAAACGATCGAGTGCATACAGGTCTTTAACCTGAGATTCAATTTCACTGGTTTTAAGGACTTTTCCAGAATCGAGGTTCAAACGATTGGCAATCAACTTATCTGAATAGTGGGTGTTATTATTGATAACGACCTTATCCACCACCGTTTTATCACCATGCTTGAGCTGCTTTCGAGCTTTCTGCTTGTCATCAATATAATGTTGGTAGTCCGCATTCGAGAGCGCCAACTTAGAAAGCTGATCCCGATACTGCCTTGTTGCTTCGTATCCAGCATGGTAAGCCGTCGGCATTTTATCGAAGTCTGTGGTTTCCATTCGCCCAACATCAGGACGTAGGAAAAAATCATCGTCTGTTAACGTCGCGGCTTGCTCTTGCGTGCTGCGTTGAACAAGGTAATTAGAGAGTTGATCTGCTGCGGCTAAAAAGTTAGTGAAGTCTTCTTTGCTTTTGTAGTTAGTACTGATGTCAACGGCAATAACGATGTCGGCTCCCATTGCTCGAGCAACATCCACTGGCATGTTATTGGTGACACCACCATCGACCAGCATGCGCCCTTCTACTTCATAAGGAGGAAGCGCACCGGGTACTGACATACTCGCCATCATCGCATCAACAAGATGACCATGATCGATGACCACTTCTTCAAGATCGATGATGTCGGTTGCAACAGAACGATATGGAATAGCAAGGTTGTCGAAAGAATCGAGTGGAGATAAGTTACCGGTCGTTTCACGCAGAATACGCAACATATTCTGACCTTGAACCACACCTTTTCTTGCTTTGATCTCGCCCCAACCTAGACCGAGGTCGGTATTCAGTTGGTAACGGTCTTCATACTCTTTGTCTCGCACACGGCGATCACTACGGTTAACGCGATCGCGATAGCCGCGATTCCAATCCACCGTATAAATAAAACTTTCGATCTCATCTGCGCTCATCCCTGTCGCATAAAGACCACCAACGTATGCACCCATACTGGTACCGGTA of the Vibrio lentus genome contains:
- a CDS encoding patatin-like phospholipase family protein → MISRWLVSSLGVVGTVISFQLFAATAAQVDSSEHAELKQAHKRPTVAVVLAGGGAKGAAHIGVLKALEEMQIPVDYITGTSMGAYVGGLYATGMSADEIESFIYTVDWNRGYRDRVNRSDRRVRDKEYEDRYQLNTDLGLGWGEIKARKGVVQGQNMLRILRETTGNLSPLDSFDNLAIPYRSVATDIIDLEEVVIDHGHLVDAMMASMSVPGALPPYEVEGRMLVDGGVTNNMPVDVARAMGADIVIAVDISTNYKSKEDFTNFLAAADQLSNYLVQRSTQEQAATLTDDDFFLRPDVGRMETTDFDKMPTAYHAGYEATRQYRDQLSKLALSNADYQHYIDDKQKARKQLKHGDKTVVDKVVINNNTHYSDKLIANRLNLDSGKVLKTSEIESQVKDLYALDRFELVTYEFDNVDGEDQLQVDVNEKSWGPNYLNFRFYLEDDFATESQYSIGMSANFTDINSHGAELRTNVEMGTDKLIEAELYSPFFSSQKLFTSASLVYSNQKRNLPANIDDIEEPTLDVTKDYLPMTYQEYIGELALGYQPTLWQEFKVGARYTDGDIEVASLPSLGSGGYTRIGGFMSYRLDTLDNFSLPTKGYFVDLEYLISHDDFDNDSSLADSEFNSESDTVYEISANFMAAQSIEKHTLVAKFDFGMVESKNSVFPIDPKELGGFLNLSGIPRNSLIGQNLAYGSLIYRYKWFENDFGLFESPFYIGASLEHGGVWSNNDLSLDEAPMFTAGSLFAGVDSPIGPIILAYGKTEGNYDSVYLIIGTSY